Proteins co-encoded in one Deinococcus malanensis genomic window:
- a CDS encoding DoxX family protein: MADTPLDARTTTLVQTIGRLLLGVALLFAGIAHLTGARREFQAQVPDWLPLPADTVVVASGIVELALGAALIVLSRHRRGVGWVVAGFFVAIVPGNIAQYVNRIDAFGLDSDRARAIRLLFQPVLVAWALWSTGVWPGMRRKTRESVSRGGPHEGR; this comes from the coding sequence GTGGCTGACACTCCGCTGGACGCCAGGACCACCACGCTCGTGCAGACCATCGGTCGTCTGCTGCTCGGCGTGGCCCTCCTCTTCGCGGGAATTGCGCACCTCACGGGGGCACGACGCGAATTCCAGGCCCAGGTCCCTGACTGGCTGCCTCTCCCGGCGGATACCGTAGTGGTCGCCTCCGGCATCGTGGAGCTGGCGTTGGGTGCGGCCCTGATCGTCCTGTCCCGCCACCGGAGGGGAGTAGGTTGGGTGGTCGCGGGCTTCTTCGTGGCGATTGTTCCAGGCAACATCGCTCAGTACGTCAACCGGATTGACGCGTTCGGTCTGGATTCTGACCGTGCCCGCGCGATCCGGCTACTGTTTCAGCCGGTCCTGGTGGCCTGGGCCCTGTGGTCGACGGGGGTGTGGCCGGGCATGAGACGGAAGACGAGAGAGTCGGTTTCACGCGGGGGCCCCCATGAAGGTCGCTGA
- a CDS encoding RCC1 domain-containing protein encodes MNRLRYILPATMTLLGACGTTPPTTSTTPSEALTSMAISDGARAGGNKHFYFVAPLVKPPTTFGGNPFDAGANPTVNVCALPPGITINTLASTSCTASGATAIATFTRTHGDRGQTIRVDHESEHFIVNFHTGMFHLKPELFYRVEVHIGSTLLGFLDLDVTSKGANRKKTKKGDPGDTLALTGGRTLPIKFRIEQGAVPGGQSLSVSRYGGCQVKAGEVYCWGYNPSGRVGNGTRTTALSAVRVHRPSGVNAFTSVSTHQGHTCALTDAGTAYCWGSGASGQLGTGQFGYGGFTADSMLNWDYRPGENAYGTWYWTEPYGSTTPVPVRMPTDEAGRTVPFTAIRAGEGGTCALGANGRVYCWGSDSDGQLGDAAGRTELGSDQYCFRSEHWSNGTFYKTAEECQTERFTGSAVPVAVNVPGGTPSFASLAETKDVVNCALTAQGQAYCWGNNLDRLIKPGSVPADAYVFTPEVVQPSLSFARLSIYRQAACGVLADRTDVYCWGANYYGQQGRGILPTWRPTVGGLDNEFFPTAAPIITPPGSNPAVKYKDVDIGFRHACALKDDGAAYCWGENANGQLGTGTAVLNDSGSAVAQAVVDGSGTALRFDSISAGVYMTCGMVSGSGTRCWGSNFQGSLGNGTWQDSPTPLPVVNLP; translated from the coding sequence GTGAACCGATTGCGCTACATCCTGCCTGCCACCATGACGCTTCTGGGCGCGTGCGGCACCACGCCTCCCACCACGTCCACCACACCATCTGAAGCCCTCACCAGCATGGCCATCAGCGATGGCGCCCGCGCCGGCGGAAACAAACACTTCTACTTCGTGGCGCCACTCGTCAAACCGCCCACCACCTTCGGGGGCAATCCTTTTGACGCCGGGGCCAATCCCACCGTCAACGTGTGCGCCCTGCCGCCCGGAATCACCATCAACACCCTCGCGAGCACCTCCTGTACTGCGAGCGGCGCCACCGCCATCGCGACCTTCACCCGCACCCACGGGGACCGCGGGCAGACAATTCGTGTGGACCACGAGAGCGAGCACTTCATCGTGAACTTCCACACCGGGATGTTCCACTTGAAGCCAGAGCTGTTCTACCGGGTGGAAGTCCATATCGGCAGCACGCTGCTCGGCTTTCTGGACCTGGACGTGACTAGCAAAGGGGCTAACCGGAAGAAAACGAAAAAAGGAGACCCAGGGGACACGCTCGCACTGACCGGAGGACGAACCCTGCCCATCAAGTTCCGCATCGAGCAGGGTGCAGTGCCGGGTGGGCAGTCCCTTTCGGTCAGCCGATACGGTGGCTGTCAGGTGAAAGCGGGAGAGGTGTACTGCTGGGGGTACAACCCCTCGGGCCGGGTCGGAAACGGCACACGAACCACCGCCCTGAGCGCCGTGCGAGTGCATCGCCCCTCAGGCGTGAACGCCTTCACATCTGTCAGCACGCACCAAGGGCACACGTGCGCCCTCACAGACGCGGGAACAGCGTACTGCTGGGGCTCCGGAGCGTCCGGGCAGCTGGGCACGGGTCAGTTTGGCTACGGCGGGTTTACTGCTGACTCCATGTTGAACTGGGATTACCGCCCGGGGGAGAACGCCTACGGCACGTGGTACTGGACCGAGCCTTATGGGTCTACTACCCCCGTCCCCGTTCGTATGCCGACCGATGAAGCAGGGCGTACGGTTCCCTTCACTGCCATTCGAGCTGGCGAAGGGGGGACGTGCGCACTGGGGGCCAACGGCCGGGTGTACTGCTGGGGCAGCGACTCGGACGGCCAACTTGGTGACGCAGCGGGCCGTACGGAACTGGGATCAGATCAGTACTGCTTCAGGTCGGAGCACTGGTCCAACGGCACCTTCTATAAGACGGCAGAAGAGTGTCAGACGGAAAGGTTCACAGGGTCCGCCGTGCCGGTTGCAGTGAACGTTCCAGGGGGCACACCGTCGTTCGCGTCACTGGCAGAAACCAAGGACGTGGTGAACTGCGCCCTGACCGCTCAGGGCCAGGCGTACTGCTGGGGGAATAATCTGGATCGGCTCATCAAGCCAGGCAGCGTCCCGGCGGATGCCTATGTATTCACTCCCGAGGTTGTGCAGCCTTCCTTGAGCTTCGCGCGTCTGTCCATCTATCGCCAGGCTGCCTGCGGCGTGCTGGCGGACCGGACCGATGTGTACTGCTGGGGTGCTAACTATTACGGGCAGCAGGGCCGGGGCATCCTCCCCACCTGGAGGCCAACGGTGGGAGGACTGGACAATGAGTTCTTTCCCACGGCAGCTCCCATCATCACCCCACCAGGTTCGAACCCCGCCGTGAAGTACAAGGATGTCGATATTGGGTTCCGGCACGCTTGTGCCTTAAAGGATGATGGTGCAGCGTACTGCTGGGGTGAAAATGCCAACGGTCAGCTGGGGACAGGTACGGCGGTGCTCAACGACTCAGGAAGTGCGGTGGCTCAGGCCGTTGTCGATGGCAGCGGCACTGCGTTGCGCTTTGATTCAATTTCGGCCGGGGTGTACATGACCTGCGGAATGGTTTCCGGGAGTGGGACGCGGTGCTGGGGATCGAATTTCCAAGGGTCTCTGGGCAATGGCACCTGGCAGGATTCACCAACGCCACTGCCGGTGGTGAATCTGCCCTGA
- a CDS encoding MerR family transcriptional regulator produces the protein MERDPQDTKRYSIGQFAKLTGFPVGTLRYYDEADVLKPAFVDPETGYRSYTEVQRKQMLLLTELHFMQVPVELLRDFMRNPTLEHQGEIYDWKIRQLHQDIQDRQQDLLSLMRKRAHPWQGQQYEVMVQERPSRPWAFVQYVTKMRRFEPDRERAFEAVRAVLERQGVKPASPPMTFSLPVDDLRRRLTGVEVYAGFEVSGPVPVEGDVLLGATPAGLWFGVQHTGPYEHIWHVMAMLLEYAQREGVPVLRGAGEFLTQEVFRVGPWDTRDAGAWVTDVQWLVRSDDLGSVVPWDETPVTDEKI, from the coding sequence ATGGAGCGCGATCCCCAGGACACGAAGCGGTACAGCATCGGTCAGTTCGCGAAACTCACTGGCTTCCCGGTGGGGACCCTGCGGTATTACGACGAGGCGGATGTGCTCAAGCCAGCATTCGTGGATCCGGAGACAGGGTACCGGTCGTACACCGAAGTCCAGCGCAAACAGATGCTCCTTCTGACGGAACTGCACTTCATGCAGGTCCCGGTGGAGCTGCTCCGGGACTTCATGCGGAACCCCACGCTGGAGCACCAGGGCGAGATCTACGACTGGAAAATCCGCCAGCTCCATCAGGACATCCAGGATCGTCAGCAGGACCTGCTCTCCCTGATGCGCAAGAGGGCTCATCCATGGCAGGGGCAACAGTATGAGGTGATGGTCCAGGAGCGACCTTCCCGGCCCTGGGCTTTCGTTCAGTACGTCACGAAAATGCGCCGATTTGAACCGGATCGGGAGCGGGCGTTCGAGGCAGTCCGGGCCGTCCTGGAGCGGCAGGGTGTGAAACCAGCCAGCCCTCCTATGACGTTCAGCCTGCCGGTTGACGACCTGCGCCGCCGTCTGACCGGGGTGGAGGTGTACGCGGGCTTTGAGGTCAGCGGGCCCGTCCCGGTGGAGGGAGATGTGCTACTGGGCGCGACCCCGGCAGGATTATGGTTCGGGGTGCAGCACACGGGGCCGTATGAGCATATCTGGCATGTGATGGCCATGCTGCTTGAGTATGCGCAGCGGGAGGGCGTGCCGGTGCTGCGGGGGGCGGGGGAGTTTCTGACGCAGGAGGTGTTTCGTGTGGGACCGTGGGACACCCGGGACGCGGGGGCCTGGGTCACGGACGTGCAATGGTTGGTCCGGTCAGATGACCTGGGTTCCGTTGTGCCGTGGGACGAAACTCCAGTCACGGATGAAAAGATTTAA
- a CDS encoding NPCBM/NEW2 domain-containing protein: MHARRPVLLSTALTLLLAACGQPQGESPAEVDPYANGANYPWSYIAPEGRLTTLSLTPGENNLYFEPILAASNGWGPVEIDRSNGEQAAGDGRTLSINGKTYTRGYGVHAGSELRFSLKGTGANCTRFTADVGVDDEVGKKGKVVFQVFLDGVKAYDSGAMKGKDPARLVDLDITGKQELRLVVTDAGNGINYDHADWAQPKIFCVATTPPTTPPPTPPPAGPSGTLDPSFDSDGIVVTNFDGGETEASAVVQQPDGKVVAVGSMYSFGIDTKTVVARYNSDGSLDPSFGSAGTAVLNLIIRSADSPVGFEKHSAVALQKDGKILVGGGTSGLTPLMARLTPTGALDPTFGNGGVVIVPELEVGEVTELLVLSDGRFLVNGSRAVRRYHPNGTVDTTFANAGTLERQENGQRYIADIALQSTGQILVLTSNGYLKRFTADGQLDTSFGTNGQIGYEVWRSAYQEFSGVAVAVLPGDHFLVGLSGRTISAGGGSRYEPPVVDDDSMLVKHEPNGAPISSFGTGGRVFYPDGYGFYDLQALQDGSLLARTVRYNADGTFRQSYSQPDFEVRSSSVQADGRILLVGKSIEPPCFRPCSFTVARLFP, from the coding sequence ATGCACGCACGCCGTCCCGTCCTGCTCAGCACCGCCCTGACCCTCCTGCTCGCCGCCTGCGGCCAGCCGCAAGGAGAGTCACCCGCCGAAGTCGATCCCTACGCCAACGGCGCGAATTACCCCTGGTCCTACATCGCCCCCGAAGGCCGCCTCACCACCCTGAGCCTCACCCCCGGCGAGAACAACCTGTACTTTGAACCCATCCTCGCCGCCTCCAACGGCTGGGGTCCCGTCGAAATCGACCGCAGCAACGGCGAACAGGCCGCAGGGGATGGCAGAACACTCTCCATCAACGGGAAGACGTACACCCGCGGGTACGGTGTTCATGCCGGCAGTGAACTACGCTTCAGCCTCAAAGGCACCGGAGCGAACTGCACACGGTTCACGGCGGATGTCGGGGTGGACGACGAGGTCGGCAAGAAAGGCAAGGTGGTGTTCCAGGTGTTCCTGGATGGCGTCAAGGCGTACGACAGCGGGGCGATGAAGGGCAAGGACCCGGCCAGACTGGTGGACCTGGACATCACTGGGAAACAGGAACTGAGGCTGGTGGTGACGGATGCGGGGAACGGCATCAACTACGACCATGCCGACTGGGCGCAACCCAAGATCTTCTGCGTGGCCACCACGCCCCCCACGACCCCGCCCCCCACCCCGCCACCCGCTGGCCCCTCAGGCACGCTTGATCCCAGCTTTGATAGTGACGGGATCGTGGTGACCAACTTTGATGGAGGGGAGACAGAAGCCTCTGCCGTCGTGCAACAGCCGGACGGCAAAGTGGTCGCCGTCGGCTCAATGTATTCCTTCGGTATCGATACCAAAACTGTCGTTGCTCGCTACAACAGTGACGGCAGCCTTGACCCCAGCTTCGGAAGTGCGGGAACGGCCGTACTGAATCTGATCATCAGAAGTGCCGACAGTCCTGTAGGGTTCGAAAAGCATTCCGCTGTAGCGCTGCAAAAAGACGGCAAGATCCTTGTGGGTGGCGGAACTTCAGGCCTCACCCCGTTGATGGCACGCCTGACTCCGACAGGCGCCCTTGACCCCACCTTCGGCAATGGTGGCGTCGTCATCGTTCCCGAGCTGGAAGTCGGGGAGGTGACCGAGCTTCTGGTGCTGAGTGATGGGCGATTCCTGGTCAACGGCAGCCGGGCCGTACGACGGTACCACCCTAATGGAACGGTTGACACGACATTCGCGAATGCAGGTACCCTCGAGCGCCAAGAGAACGGGCAACGGTACATCGCCGACATTGCTCTTCAGTCCACTGGCCAGATCCTTGTCCTGACGAGCAACGGGTACCTGAAACGCTTCACCGCGGATGGGCAACTGGACACCAGCTTCGGGACCAACGGGCAGATCGGGTATGAGGTCTGGCGGTCCGCTTACCAGGAATTCAGTGGGGTCGCGGTCGCGGTACTCCCAGGCGACCACTTCCTGGTCGGGCTGAGCGGTCGGACCATCTCTGCTGGAGGCGGGTCCAGATATGAGCCACCTGTCGTGGATGACGACAGCATGCTGGTGAAGCATGAGCCCAATGGTGCCCCGATCAGCAGCTTCGGGACAGGGGGACGTGTGTTCTACCCTGATGGCTACGGTTTCTATGATTTACAGGCTCTGCAAGACGGTTCCTTGCTGGCACGCACAGTGCGCTACAACGCGGATGGAACCTTCAGGCAGAGCTACTCTCAGCCAGACTTTGAGGTGAGAAGCAGCAGCGTTCAGGCGGATGGACGTATTCTCCTGGTTGGAAAATCGATCGAGCCTCCGTGCTTCAGACCGTGTTCGTTCACTGTCGCTCGTCTGTTTCCGTGA
- a CDS encoding HD-GYP domain-containing protein, with protein sequence MVLEYRDYETAGHTDRVVALAAQFGRRLGLSSAHLDALRWGAYLHDTGKVAIPDEILLKPSKLNADEWAAMKRHSEIGHELLSHIPTLPSTTLDVVLHHHERWDGSGYPHGLAAEGIPLSARLFAFVDVYDALTDERPYKRAWSHEDALAEIQRTAGSHFDPDLTRVFLTLMTQLGPRPRTEAPFTDLPEA encoded by the coding sequence ATGGTGCTGGAGTACCGCGATTACGAAACGGCCGGCCACACCGACCGGGTCGTGGCACTCGCCGCGCAGTTCGGCCGCCGGCTGGGCCTGAGTAGCGCGCACCTGGACGCGCTCCGCTGGGGCGCGTACCTGCATGACACCGGCAAGGTTGCCATTCCCGATGAGATTCTACTGAAGCCCAGCAAGCTCAACGCTGACGAGTGGGCGGCCATGAAACGCCACTCCGAAATCGGGCATGAACTGCTCAGCCACATTCCTACCCTGCCCAGCACCACCCTGGACGTGGTGCTGCACCACCATGAACGCTGGGACGGTAGCGGCTACCCGCACGGCCTGGCAGCGGAGGGCATTCCGCTCTCGGCGCGCCTGTTCGCGTTCGTTGACGTGTATGACGCCCTCACCGACGAACGGCCGTACAAACGTGCCTGGAGTCACGAGGACGCGCTCGCTGAAATTCAGCGGACCGCCGGGTCGCACTTCGATCCCGATCTGACGCGGGTGTTCCTGACCCTGATGACCCAACTTGGTCCGCGGCCCCGGACGGAAGCGCCGTTCACTGACCTGCCTGAAGCCTGA
- a CDS encoding PAS domain S-box protein has translation MTHFTTPSHGSVPVPDRTVLDRLFAHHADLMIIVTQHGLLEYLSPAARHVLRGAGPGGLLSEQVHPEDQLALSGALRALSEGEVMALPAFRVKQDGPSWRWLSGMAVHHGTDPLIAGVLLTLQDVTITVRGAGTDPSGHTVTAALAGALSPDDVARSVVEDAITTLGAQAGTIVVRRAPHLPLTAIGATGYDEDIAALWRQYLNSDQLCEVRDAVSEHRPIIVTAHDWQVRYPNMPLGPYHLTALLPLHNDGHQLGALVLSFTRTHPVTPGEQAFMQTLAQQAAQALQGALLHERLKASDARHQKLNRYGADLTSILDPVGQLIFTTDATTKILGYPPEALFSRSMFELIHPDDQANVANTLGELATRRGEPVRETYRFQHQDGHWVWIESIAANHFDDPDIGGILVNSRDVSATVGLQQELTHRETAFRHLFERNPLPMFLYDRQTLALLEANQAAVDKYGYTRGEFLGMTLLQFRPEEERAALPGIIRALNSNRVDSSETRHILRDGSVIDVIAHGRSLRITEREVRLVVIEDVTAQNSAERQLQAQVQRYQALLDLAETLATQHDPLELAREALERCVDLTDFAGGLYISITGQRMDAVHAHRLKDSLITFLKAEPGRTSSLGTLAPPLLHGQAHFTTLEESSLPKPVLALLTEYRGVAALPVMARGELLGAFLLFSEHGQVRADARRLLATISEYASTAMERSLHVAQLDASREETLRAGHGAGVPRLRNGRPHRPGRGTRRAVRPPAGPE, from the coding sequence ATGACCCACTTCACGACCCCCTCCCATGGCAGCGTCCCGGTTCCAGACCGGACGGTGCTTGACCGCCTGTTCGCGCATCACGCAGACCTGATGATCATCGTGACGCAACACGGCCTGCTGGAGTACCTCAGCCCGGCCGCCCGACATGTGCTGCGCGGCGCCGGACCCGGCGGGCTTCTGAGCGAGCAGGTGCATCCCGAGGATCAGCTGGCCCTGTCCGGCGCCCTCAGGGCGCTCAGCGAGGGTGAAGTGATGGCCCTGCCGGCCTTCCGCGTGAAGCAGGACGGCCCTTCGTGGCGCTGGCTGAGCGGCATGGCCGTTCATCACGGAACCGACCCCCTCATTGCGGGCGTGCTGCTCACATTGCAGGACGTCACCATCACCGTCCGCGGGGCTGGCACCGACCCCTCGGGGCACACGGTCACGGCAGCGCTGGCTGGGGCGCTGTCACCGGATGACGTGGCCCGGTCTGTGGTGGAGGACGCCATCACCACCCTCGGCGCGCAGGCCGGAACGATTGTGGTCCGCCGCGCGCCGCACCTGCCGCTCACTGCTATTGGCGCCACCGGATACGACGAGGACATCGCCGCGCTGTGGCGGCAGTACCTGAACTCTGACCAGCTGTGCGAGGTGCGTGACGCGGTCAGCGAGCATCGGCCCATCATCGTGACGGCGCACGACTGGCAGGTGCGTTACCCGAACATGCCGCTTGGGCCGTACCACCTGACGGCGCTGCTTCCCCTGCACAACGACGGCCACCAGCTGGGCGCGCTGGTGCTGAGCTTCACGCGCACGCACCCGGTCACACCCGGGGAGCAGGCGTTCATGCAGACGCTCGCGCAGCAGGCCGCGCAGGCGCTGCAAGGCGCGCTGCTGCACGAGCGTCTCAAAGCCAGCGACGCCCGGCATCAGAAACTCAACCGGTACGGCGCGGACCTCACCAGCATCCTCGACCCGGTCGGGCAATTGATCTTCACTACGGACGCCACCACCAAAATCCTCGGGTACCCACCCGAAGCGCTGTTCAGCCGGTCCATGTTCGAGTTGATTCACCCGGACGACCAGGCGAACGTCGCCAACACCCTGGGGGAACTCGCCACCCGGCGGGGCGAACCGGTCCGGGAAACGTACCGCTTCCAGCATCAAGACGGCCACTGGGTGTGGATCGAGTCGATTGCCGCCAATCACTTTGACGACCCGGACATCGGTGGGATTTTGGTGAACTCCCGGGACGTGAGCGCCACGGTTGGCCTTCAGCAGGAACTCACGCACCGCGAAACAGCATTCCGGCACCTGTTTGAACGCAACCCCCTGCCGATGTTCCTGTATGACCGGCAGACGCTGGCGCTGCTCGAAGCCAACCAGGCCGCGGTGGACAAGTACGGGTACACCCGCGGGGAGTTCCTCGGGATGACGCTGTTGCAGTTCCGTCCCGAGGAGGAACGCGCCGCCCTGCCAGGCATCATCCGTGCGTTGAATTCAAACCGGGTGGACAGCAGCGAAACCCGGCACATCCTGCGGGACGGCAGCGTCATCGACGTGATCGCGCATGGACGCAGCCTGCGCATCACCGAACGCGAAGTGCGCCTGGTGGTGATTGAGGACGTCACCGCGCAGAACAGTGCTGAAAGGCAACTGCAAGCTCAGGTGCAGCGTTACCAGGCGCTGCTGGATCTCGCAGAGACACTCGCCACGCAGCACGACCCGCTGGAACTGGCGCGTGAAGCGCTGGAACGCTGCGTGGACCTCACGGACTTCGCGGGCGGGCTGTACATCAGCATCACTGGGCAGCGGATGGACGCCGTGCATGCCCACAGGCTCAAAGATTCCCTGATCACGTTCCTGAAAGCGGAACCGGGCCGCACCTCGTCGTTGGGAACGCTCGCGCCGCCGCTGCTGCACGGTCAGGCGCACTTCACGACCCTAGAGGAATCCAGCTTGCCCAAGCCGGTGCTGGCGCTGCTTACCGAGTACCGCGGCGTGGCCGCGCTGCCGGTCATGGCGCGGGGGGAACTGCTGGGCGCGTTCCTGCTGTTCAGTGAGCACGGGCAGGTCCGCGCGGACGCACGCCGACTGCTGGCCACCATCAGCGAGTACGCCAGCACCGCCATGGAACGCAGCCTGCACGTCGCGCAACTCGACGCGTCCCGCGAGGAGACGCTGCGCGCTGGGCATGGTGCTGGAGTACCGCGATTACGAAACGGCCGGCCACACCGACCGGGTCGTGGCACTCGCCGCGCAGTTCGGCCGCCGGCTGGGCCTGAGTAG
- a CDS encoding DUF5946 family protein, with the protein MDAPSPETCVGCGAVLPRVEGPVHRYMTSSPACWAAFNVLGSTRYSLADVPFEALLVDAYAVQHPGTPSNQAINSVAIHLMVLYGVIVRGYAPDQAQRLRQRPGQQRRVPKHERFFWLTPPSFASVLTVADVLSAADVQARADVAEAWVRDVWSVWAQLHEGQVAAWFAAYMAFE; encoded by the coding sequence ATGGATGCGCCCTCGCCCGAAACGTGCGTGGGCTGCGGCGCGGTGTTGCCCCGCGTGGAGGGTCCCGTTCATCGCTACATGACCTCCAGCCCTGCCTGCTGGGCGGCATTCAACGTCCTCGGCAGTACGCGGTACTCGCTCGCGGACGTGCCCTTTGAGGCGCTGCTGGTGGACGCGTACGCTGTTCAGCATCCGGGCACGCCGTCCAATCAGGCGATCAATTCGGTGGCCATTCACTTGATGGTGCTGTATGGCGTGATCGTGCGTGGGTACGCTCCCGATCAAGCGCAACGGTTGCGTCAACGCCCAGGACAGCAAAGGAGAGTGCCCAAACACGAGCGCTTTTTCTGGCTGACGCCACCGTCGTTTGCTTCGGTCCTGACGGTGGCCGACGTGCTGAGCGCTGCTGACGTTCAAGCGCGCGCGGACGTGGCAGAGGCGTGGGTGCGCGATGTTTGGTCGGTCTGGGCTCAATTGCATGAAGGGCAGGTCGCAGCTTGGTTCGCGGCGTATATGGCGTTCGAATAG